The Fimbriimonas ginsengisoli Gsoil 348 genome window below encodes:
- a CDS encoding amino acid transporter, with protein sequence MCLTGVDYFSTLGYQPGIAALAAGALSPMATLILVLLTLFGALPIYKRVAIESPHGEGSIAMLEKLLPWWQGKLFVLALLGFVATDFVITITLSAADATAHLIENPYFKSSLEGKAVPVTLALVAILGAVFLKGFSEAVGIAVVLVIGYLALNAVVVFEGIMRVAAHPHYFVDWQTKLTQFHGGNPLLLLGLSLFYFPKLALGLSGFETGVAVMPLVKGRSTDTERNPAGRIKSTHRLLASAAIIMSVFLISSSLITTLLIPEHAFANATASHPAGEANGRALAYLAHKFFGNGFGTLYDVSTILILWFAGASAMAGLLNIVPRYLPRYGMAPEWTKAVRPLVLVFTGIAFAVTMVFRADVDAQGGAYATGVLVLMTSAAVAVTISARQRKAGRITFLYGFIAFVFAYTTIVNVYERPDGLRIASLFILTIVLISFVSRIWRTLELRVDRVDLDVQALNFVRDAVDRGTHRICLVPNRPEAQDISEYDRQDREARRDHHIAPDECVLFVEVHVPDASEFAGVVKVKGTEVGPYQVLRITGTAVPNAIAALALKIRDLTNERPHIYFNWGERHPALYLVKYLFSGRGDIAPLTREILRRIEPDPEKRPAVHVA encoded by the coding sequence ATGTGCCTCACCGGCGTCGATTACTTCTCGACGCTCGGCTACCAACCCGGCATCGCCGCCCTCGCCGCGGGCGCGCTGTCGCCCATGGCGACTCTGATTCTCGTCCTCCTCACCCTCTTCGGCGCGCTTCCCATTTACAAGCGGGTCGCGATTGAAAGCCCCCACGGTGAAGGTTCGATCGCCATGCTCGAAAAGCTCCTGCCGTGGTGGCAAGGGAAGCTCTTCGTTTTGGCTTTGCTCGGGTTCGTAGCAACCGACTTTGTGATCACCATCACGCTCTCCGCGGCCGACGCCACCGCGCACCTTATCGAGAACCCGTACTTCAAAAGTTCGCTGGAGGGAAAGGCCGTTCCGGTCACGCTGGCGCTCGTCGCGATCCTTGGCGCTGTCTTCCTCAAAGGATTCAGCGAAGCCGTGGGGATCGCGGTGGTTCTGGTCATCGGTTACCTAGCTCTGAACGCGGTCGTTGTGTTCGAAGGGATCATGCGGGTCGCCGCGCACCCGCATTACTTTGTCGACTGGCAGACGAAGCTCACCCAGTTCCATGGCGGGAACCCTCTTCTGCTCCTGGGACTGTCGCTCTTCTATTTCCCGAAGCTGGCCCTTGGCCTTTCAGGATTTGAGACCGGGGTTGCCGTCATGCCGTTGGTCAAGGGACGGTCCACGGACACCGAGCGAAACCCGGCCGGCCGGATCAAGAGCACCCACCGATTGCTTGCCTCGGCGGCAATCATCATGAGCGTCTTCTTGATTTCGAGCAGCCTCATCACGACGCTCCTCATCCCTGAGCACGCGTTTGCTAACGCAACGGCCTCCCACCCGGCGGGAGAAGCAAACGGCCGCGCCCTCGCCTATCTCGCGCACAAATTCTTCGGCAACGGCTTCGGAACGCTCTACGACGTAAGCACGATCCTCATCCTATGGTTCGCCGGGGCGAGCGCGATGGCCGGCCTGCTGAACATCGTGCCGCGTTATCTGCCGCGCTACGGCATGGCCCCTGAGTGGACCAAAGCGGTCCGGCCGCTCGTCCTCGTCTTCACCGGAATCGCCTTTGCCGTCACCATGGTCTTCCGCGCGGACGTCGACGCGCAGGGCGGCGCCTATGCCACGGGCGTCTTGGTCCTCATGACGAGTGCCGCCGTCGCGGTCACCATCTCCGCCCGCCAGCGAAAGGCGGGGCGGATTACCTTCTTGTACGGCTTCATCGCCTTCGTCTTCGCCTACACCACCATCGTTAACGTCTATGAGCGGCCAGATGGTCTCCGCATCGCGAGCCTGTTCATTCTCACCATCGTCCTCATCTCCTTCGTGTCGCGAATCTGGCGAACGCTGGAGCTGCGGGTCGACCGCGTGGACCTCGATGTTCAGGCTCTTAATTTCGTGCGAGACGCCGTAGATCGCGGCACTCACCGAATCTGTTTGGTGCCCAATCGGCCGGAGGCCCAAGACATTTCCGAGTACGATCGGCAAGATCGAGAGGCCAGGCGGGACCACCACATCGCTCCCGACGAGTGCGTTCTCTTCGTAGAGGTCCATGTTCCGGACGCCTCCGAGTTTGCCGGCGTGGTCAAGGTAAAAGGCACCGAGGTAGGACCGTATCAAGTCCTACGCATCACCGGAACCGCGGTGCCGAACGCCATCGCCGCCTTGGCGCTCAAGATTCGAGACCTAACGAACGAGCGCCCGCACATTTACTTCAACTGGGGCGAGCGTCACCCTGCGCTCTACCTGGTCAAATACCTCTTCTCCGGCCGCGGAGACATTGCCCCTCTGACCCGCGAGATTCTCCGCCGAATCGAGCCCGACCCCGAAAAGCGACCCGCCGTTCATGTTGCCTAG
- a CDS encoding (Fe-S)-binding protein has translation MEPTRQEFLHISQPEKILFYFLVYASLAYMAWQIAQCVRSWRQGRPIDTLRPGWKYWLPTRAAAAKWLGNVLSYVLLQKKVRSSRPKSGAPMHLMIFYGFVSLVLATTLLAINTYGPVKFHHGTYYLVYETAFDLLGLLLVVGVGWAFVRRAMALGKELGAAALREPDPEQAAKQAVDRRRWPMSHSMNDFWTLGLLLVIGLTGYWLEACRISLDTRSFDSASIVGFLWAKAQGPVSVGLYRFAWWFHMVWIFVFFAVIPKMRLRHIVMAIASTAGKPERPMGHLRTIPMEEVEQTEQVGVKLAKDYSRWHLMSLDACMECGRCTEVCPAWNVGKVLNPKQVVQDIRGALRDGTEVAAAVSEEALWACTTCNACVEACPVLIRHVDLIVDSRRNLVSEGALSGPAATMLRQTASTSNAWGQPASNREDWMKGLEIPLCRDGVEFEYLFWVGCAGATDPGAIKTTKAVAELLTKAGVKFACLGREEACTGDPARRVGEEFLFQDKAAQNAATFEKYGVKKVVTTCPHCLNTLKNEYGEYGASMEVFHHSQLLQQLVRKGDLVAAKPPKGEVVYHDPCYLSRVNEESEAPREVVAGMSDPEHKGKKTLCCGAGGGRMWMEEPPSQRPANRRTEELLATGATTVAVACPFCRIMLGDSIKQARPNDEIRLLDLAEMLQEANTTGVTP, from the coding sequence GTGGAGCCGACCCGACAAGAGTTCCTGCATATCTCCCAACCGGAGAAGATCCTTTTTTACTTCCTCGTATACGCAAGCCTTGCGTATATGGCTTGGCAGATCGCTCAATGCGTTCGATCTTGGCGGCAGGGAAGGCCGATCGATACGCTTCGCCCCGGTTGGAAATATTGGCTGCCTACCAGAGCGGCAGCGGCAAAATGGCTTGGAAACGTTCTGAGCTACGTCCTCCTTCAGAAGAAGGTCCGCTCCTCGAGACCCAAGTCGGGTGCTCCGATGCACCTGATGATCTTCTACGGATTCGTATCGCTGGTGCTTGCCACGACGCTCTTGGCGATCAACACCTATGGGCCAGTTAAGTTTCATCATGGCACTTACTATTTGGTGTACGAGACAGCATTCGACCTTCTCGGATTGCTGTTGGTTGTAGGGGTTGGATGGGCGTTTGTTCGGCGAGCGATGGCTCTTGGCAAGGAACTCGGAGCCGCCGCGCTTCGAGAGCCGGATCCGGAACAAGCGGCAAAGCAGGCCGTAGACCGGAGGCGGTGGCCGATGAGCCACTCGATGAACGACTTCTGGACGCTGGGTCTCCTATTGGTCATCGGCCTCACTGGGTATTGGCTGGAAGCGTGCCGGATCTCGCTCGACACTCGAAGCTTCGACAGCGCGTCGATCGTCGGCTTCCTGTGGGCCAAGGCGCAGGGACCGGTATCGGTGGGGCTCTATCGCTTCGCCTGGTGGTTCCACATGGTGTGGATCTTCGTGTTCTTCGCCGTGATCCCCAAGATGCGTCTTCGGCACATCGTGATGGCGATCGCGAGCACCGCGGGCAAGCCGGAGCGACCGATGGGACACCTGCGGACGATCCCAATGGAGGAGGTCGAGCAGACCGAGCAGGTCGGCGTCAAGCTGGCCAAGGATTACTCGCGGTGGCATCTGATGTCGCTCGACGCCTGTATGGAGTGCGGACGGTGTACGGAGGTATGCCCGGCTTGGAACGTCGGCAAGGTTCTCAATCCAAAGCAGGTGGTCCAGGACATCCGGGGCGCGTTACGCGACGGAACCGAAGTGGCGGCGGCGGTAAGCGAGGAAGCGCTCTGGGCGTGCACCACGTGCAACGCGTGCGTCGAAGCGTGTCCAGTGCTCATCCGTCACGTCGACCTGATCGTCGATTCGAGACGAAATCTTGTCAGCGAGGGAGCCTTGAGCGGGCCGGCGGCGACCATGCTTCGGCAAACCGCGAGCACGAGCAATGCCTGGGGTCAGCCGGCGAGCAACCGTGAAGACTGGATGAAAGGGCTTGAGATCCCGCTCTGTCGGGATGGAGTGGAGTTCGAGTACCTCTTCTGGGTCGGCTGCGCCGGGGCTACCGATCCGGGAGCGATCAAGACGACGAAGGCGGTGGCGGAGCTGCTCACAAAAGCCGGAGTCAAGTTCGCTTGCCTCGGCCGCGAGGAGGCTTGCACCGGTGACCCGGCTCGGCGAGTCGGCGAAGAATTCCTGTTCCAAGACAAGGCCGCGCAGAACGCGGCGACGTTCGAGAAATACGGGGTGAAGAAGGTGGTGACGACCTGCCCCCACTGTCTGAATACGCTCAAGAACGAATACGGAGAATACGGGGCTTCGATGGAGGTGTTCCATCATTCGCAGCTTCTCCAGCAGCTCGTGCGAAAGGGCGACCTCGTCGCGGCGAAGCCGCCTAAGGGTGAGGTCGTCTACCACGATCCGTGCTACCTTTCCCGGGTCAACGAAGAGAGCGAGGCGCCTCGCGAGGTCGTGGCCGGGATGTCGGATCCGGAGCACAAAGGGAAGAAAACACTTTGCTGCGGCGCCGGGGGCGGCCGCATGTGGATGGAGGAACCCCCTTCGCAACGCCCGGCGAATCGCCGTACGGAAGAGCTCTTGGCAACCGGGGCGACGACGGTAGCGGTCGCATGTCCGTTCTGCCGGATCATGCTCGGCGACAGCATCAAGCAGGCCCGGCCAAACGACGAGATCCGTCTTCTCGATCTGGCCGAGATGCTGCAAGAAGCGAACACGACCGGGGTTACGCCCTAG
- a CDS encoding glycosyl hydrolase-related protein, whose protein sequence is MSRPLPIYYTFGNHMHWVDMEWLWGYHVLPGSIHDMLRFCHETGAKGNVNFDGVGYEKLASEYPEALSELRKAVQAGTVEVVGASYGQPYGALHGGESNIRQRIYGVRSAMRLLGIRPRTFWEEEFDFFPQLPQILSGVGFDGASLFFQWTWHTPEIPFEEAPVVLWTGHDGTTLRAATRNRLNLHQWPEDVDVLLSQLHDQSKDEKPPLILQWLELMPSPDWMCRSQVLLPKTKELLSDPRFEFRFSTLGEYLRTWPVADLQPRRYKPHEVFHGMSLGKNGDLFRRLSRKAEQSVLDAETLAAVAGLFGRPYAQWDVYPTWELEEAWRELLQAQHHDNDECEGLCGHIGRFSYERSLSLSGHVLNRTCDLLSRRIDAAEGDLVVFNALGWPVSDTFFHPVTGEPVVARDVPALGWRSFSPEQLEAKGPAWELKDGGAIGRRGEIEVVVDSQGRIAQISSPEWPEGALEESLPLLQFSCIEGGQPASFAVESISIDPQSLDLVVRFQHPVEGGIRAFVKLPADAAAVDVSLTAASLRRPDGGMNAGLQTAFQIRGSQSVVTDSPYAVHPIERSGVFKKKYPTGDWMTSKQWFEDVVAPFDAYSLVDLLAEDRGLLILHDGSPQWFHDEQGSVRNLLTMFDPWDEEYWIDRFQASYRLIPHGPLSHSDRWRAAQTFLRPTRVAMKLHSGGDLPASFSAAQCGSPHVAIAALYRETLESGRGLESYAASSFGVDYPYVVRLVELDGVGGPTKLSFAASVASVAETNLMGERTGDGINLDIRPFGIATLMLDLIEGRKQNRDLDAKREIWATVHRL, encoded by the coding sequence GTGTCCCGTCCGCTCCCTATCTACTACACGTTCGGCAACCACATGCATTGGGTCGACATGGAGTGGTTGTGGGGCTACCACGTCCTGCCGGGCTCCATTCACGACATGCTCCGTTTCTGCCACGAGACCGGCGCCAAGGGGAATGTCAACTTCGACGGCGTTGGGTACGAGAAACTCGCGTCCGAATATCCGGAAGCGCTTTCCGAACTACGAAAAGCTGTCCAAGCCGGAACCGTCGAGGTGGTCGGCGCCTCCTATGGTCAGCCATATGGGGCGCTCCACGGCGGCGAATCCAATATCCGCCAGCGAATCTACGGCGTCCGAAGCGCGATGCGGCTGTTAGGAATTCGGCCGAGGACGTTTTGGGAGGAGGAGTTCGATTTCTTTCCGCAACTCCCGCAGATCCTTTCCGGCGTCGGGTTCGACGGCGCGTCGCTTTTCTTCCAGTGGACTTGGCACACGCCGGAGATCCCGTTTGAAGAGGCGCCGGTCGTTCTTTGGACGGGCCACGACGGAACCACGCTACGAGCAGCAACGCGGAACCGGCTAAACCTTCATCAGTGGCCGGAGGACGTCGACGTCCTCCTTTCCCAACTGCACGATCAGTCCAAAGATGAAAAACCGCCCCTGATCTTGCAGTGGTTGGAGCTCATGCCCTCTCCCGACTGGATGTGCCGATCCCAGGTTCTCCTACCAAAAACGAAAGAGCTGCTATCGGATCCGAGGTTCGAGTTCCGGTTTTCCACGCTTGGCGAGTACCTCCGCACGTGGCCGGTGGCGGATCTACAACCCCGGCGGTACAAGCCGCACGAGGTGTTCCACGGAATGTCGCTCGGCAAGAACGGCGACCTGTTCCGCCGCCTCAGCCGCAAGGCGGAGCAAAGCGTTCTCGATGCGGAAACGTTGGCGGCGGTCGCCGGCTTATTCGGCCGGCCGTACGCGCAGTGGGATGTGTATCCCACCTGGGAACTGGAGGAAGCTTGGCGAGAGCTGCTGCAGGCGCAACACCACGATAACGACGAATGCGAAGGGCTCTGCGGGCACATCGGCCGGTTCAGTTACGAACGCAGCCTGAGCCTAAGCGGCCACGTTTTGAACCGAACCTGCGATCTACTTTCTCGCCGAATCGACGCAGCCGAAGGGGATCTCGTCGTGTTCAACGCACTCGGCTGGCCGGTGAGCGATACGTTTTTCCATCCGGTGACCGGCGAACCGGTCGTGGCTCGGGATGTCCCCGCGCTGGGCTGGAGGTCGTTTTCTCCCGAGCAGCTCGAGGCGAAAGGCCCCGCGTGGGAGCTCAAGGATGGGGGAGCGATCGGACGCCGGGGCGAGATCGAAGTCGTCGTCGATTCTCAGGGACGGATCGCGCAGATCTCCTCGCCGGAGTGGCCGGAAGGGGCGCTCGAGGAGTCTTTGCCCCTCCTCCAGTTTTCGTGCATCGAAGGCGGACAACCGGCGTCATTCGCCGTGGAGTCGATTTCGATCGATCCACAATCGTTGGATCTCGTCGTACGGTTCCAGCATCCCGTGGAAGGAGGCATCCGCGCCTTTGTCAAGTTACCGGCGGACGCAGCCGCCGTAGATGTTTCCCTAACCGCCGCCTCGCTCCGCCGTCCGGATGGAGGCATGAACGCCGGACTCCAGACCGCCTTCCAGATCCGCGGCAGCCAGTCCGTGGTGACCGATTCGCCCTATGCCGTCCATCCGATCGAGCGGTCGGGCGTTTTCAAGAAGAAGTATCCCACTGGGGATTGGATGACCTCGAAGCAGTGGTTCGAGGACGTCGTCGCTCCGTTCGACGCCTACAGCCTGGTCGACTTATTGGCAGAAGACCGCGGCCTCCTGATCCTCCACGACGGCAGCCCTCAGTGGTTCCACGACGAACAGGGGAGCGTCCGCAATTTGCTGACGATGTTCGACCCCTGGGACGAAGAGTATTGGATCGACCGCTTCCAAGCCTCCTACCGCCTGATTCCGCACGGCCCCCTGAGTCATTCCGACCGCTGGCGGGCCGCCCAAACCTTCCTCCGCCCCACCAGAGTAGCGATGAAGCTGCATTCCGGTGGCGACCTTCCCGCTTCGTTTTCCGCCGCCCAATGTGGCTCGCCCCATGTCGCCATCGCCGCGCTCTACCGGGAGACCTTAGAGAGTGGTCGCGGGCTGGAGAGTTATGCCGCGAGCAGTTTCGGCGTGGACTACCCGTACGTCGTGCGATTGGTCGAGCTCGACGGAGTCGGTGGCCCTACCAAGCTATCCTTCGCCGCGTCCGTCGCCTCGGTGGCGGAGACGAACCTTATGGGAGAGCGAACGGGAGATGGCATCAACCTGGATATTCGTCCATTCGGGATAGCGACGCTGATGCTCGACCTGATCGAAGGCCGGAAGCAGAACCGCGATCTCGACGCGAAACGCGAGATCTGGGCGACCGTGCATCGACTGTAG